Within the Bacteroidota bacterium genome, the region TGCTCGTCGGCCCCCCTGGCACGGGCAAGACGCTGCTGGCCAAGGCCGTGGCCGGGGAGGCGAACGTGCCCTTCTTCAGCATCTCCGGCTCAGACTTTGTCGAGATGTTTGTAGGTGTCGGCGCGGCCCGGGTGCGGGATCTCTTCCGACAAGCAAAGGAGAAGGCCCCCTGTATCATTTTCATCGATGAGATCGACGCCATCGGACGCAGCCGAGGCCGAGGCATCTGGATCGGCGCCAACGATGAGCGCGAAAACACGCTCAACCAGCTCCTGGTCGAAATGGACGGCTTTCACACGGATAAAGGCGTCATCATCATGGCCGCCACGAACCGCCCGGACATTCTGGATCCGGCCCTGCTGCGTCCCGGGCGTTTCGACCGGCAGATTCTGATCGACAAACCTGACCTGAAGGGTCGATACGACATCTTCCGCGTGCATACCCGGGGCCTGATCCTGTCTCCGGAGGTCGACCTGTGGCGGCTGGCCGCGCAAACGCCGGGCTTCGCGGGGGCCGAGATCGCCAACGTCTGCAACGAGGCGGCCCTACTGGCCTCACGCCGCGGCAAGGAGGCCATCGAACAAGAGGACTTTCAGGATGCGATCGAACGCGTGATCGCGGGCCTGGAGAAGAAAAACAAGCTCATCAGCCCCGAGGAGCGCAAAATCGTCGCCTATCACGAAGCCGGGCATGCCGTTGTGAGCTGGTTCCTGGAGCACTCCGATCCGGTGCTCAAGGTCTCGATCGTCCCTCGAGGATTGGCCGCGCTGGGCTACACGCTGCAGACCCCTCTGGAGGATCGCTACCTCATGACCAAGGAGGAGCTCATGGATCGGATCTGCGCCCTGCTAGGCGGCCGCGTAGCCGAAGAGATCGTCTTCGGGCGCATCTCCACGGGCGCCTCCAATGACCTGGAGCGCATCACCAAAATGGCCTACGCCATGGTGACGGTCTACGGCATGAGCCAGGCCCTGGGGAACCTTTCGTTTATGGACTCCGAAAACCAAAACTTTCTCACGGGCCTGACGGTGGAGAGGCGCTACAGCGAAGAGACCGCCCGGCTCATCGATCAAGAGGTCAAGCGCATCGTCGATGAGGCCTATCGGCGCACGCGGGAGCTGCTGGAGGCGAAGCGCGAGCTGCTGGAGCGCCTGGCTCAGGAGCTGCTTCAGCGGGAGGTGCTCGTGCAGGAGGACATCGAAAAGCTGCTCGGTCCCCGTCCTCACGCCAAGGCCCGCTCCGCCAACAACGTTCCAGACGGCGCGGCTCAGCGGCAGGAGCCGATCCCCTCAGATGAGGGAGCCCACGTAGAACCCTCCACCGGAAGCCTGCCGGCCCAAGCCTAGTCTGCGCATGCGCATATTCCTGTACGGAGCCGCGCTCCTATGGGCAACCGGGGTGCTCGGGGCGTGGGCATCGCTTTACGTGCTGGATTCCCCCTCGTTTTGGGAAGCGCTCTGGGCGCTAAGCCTTCCCGCATGGGCCCTGTTGGGTTTGGGGCTCCTGCTGTGGGCCGCTCTGGCCCGTCGATGGGGGATAGCCGCGCTAGCGCTTCTCTGCGGCGCGGGCACTTTACTTCAGGCCGGTTGGCGACCTTGGGGACCGGAGGAGGTCCGCGATACCCAGGCCGCCTTTGGCGTGTTGAGCTGGAACGTCCACGGCGCTGCTTCAGGGTTTGCTCCTGTGCTGGAGGCGATTCTGCGAGATGAGCCCGATCTGGTCCTGCTACAGGAGGTGCAAAACAGCGGCCCCGCGCTTATCGCGCAAGATCCCATCCGTTACGGAGACTTTCGGCATGCGCTGCGTGCGCACGGCTACCATGTGGCCTTCGCACCGGATCGGCAAGAGGCTTGGGCTAGCTACGGGTTACTTGTGGCCTCGCGCTGGCCTTTTGTGCGGGTGCGCCGGCTGAATCTGGGGGGACGACCCGGCTCCGGGCTCATGGCCGATGTGGCCGTTCAAGGGCGCATCGTGCGCCTGATCACGGTGCACCTCTACACGACCGGCTCAGAAAAGCCCTGGCGAGGAGCTTTTTCCTGGGACCGCTGGCGCACTTGGCTGAGCCAAATGAGATATGGCTGGCGCGCGCGCGGCCGAGAGCTTGAGGAACTCTTGGCCATCGTCAACCGCTCCCCTTATCCGGTGCTGCTGGCCGGGGACTTCAACACCACTCCCTTTGACCGGTACTACGTGCGCCTGCGTCGGGTCTTGCGGGACGCGCATCGGACTGCGGGGTGGGGATGGGGAGGCACCTACAGCGCCGCAAAGCCCCTGTTGCGCATCGACTATCAGTGGTATACGGCGGGCCTTCGGCCCCTGACGCTGGAGGCGAAGCCCACCTGGGCCTCCGATCACCGGCCCCTGCTGGGAAAGTGGACGCTCTGGCCCTGATGCGCCCGATGGGGCACGGCCGTAGAAAGGCTCACCTTAACGCCTTAAGCGTTCTGCGCGCACCTGATAGCGTAACAGCCTGTCCAGACGCACCGAGACCCCCAATCCAGGCCCTTGGGGCAAGCGCATCGTGCCATCCGGCTCCAGCTCAAAGGGCTCCGCGATAAGGTCCTCCTCGTAATAGCGCGATGAGGCCGAAAGATCCCCAGGCAGCGTAAAGCCCGGTAGAGCCGCGAGCGCCAGATTGGCGGCGCGCCCGAGGCCGGTCTCCAGCATACCTCCGCACCAGACAGGCACCCCACGGGCGCGGGCCCAATCATGAATGCGGCGGGCCTCGGTTAGCCCCCCCACGCGGCCGGCCTTGATGTTGATCACCCGGCAGGAGCCGAGCTCTAGCGCCCAGCGCGCATGCCGGGCGCTTTTGATCGATTCATCTAAGCAAACGGGCGTGCGCAGGCGCGCTTGCAGCCGGGCGTGCTCCAGCAGATCGTCTTCATTTAGGGGTTGTTCGATCAGGAGCAGATTCAGCTCCTCCATGGCCTCAAAGACCGGCGCGTCCTCAAGGCTGTAGGCTGCGTTGGCGTCGACCTGAAGGGGCAGTTCGGGAAACGCTTCGCGCACGGCGCGCACCTCCTGCAGATCGCGGCCCGGCTTGATCTTGAGCTTTACGCGGCGGTAGCCCTGAGCGACGAAGTGCTCCACGGCCCGAAGCAGCGCCTCGGTATCCGCCTGAATTCCGATCGAGACCCCCACGGGTACGCGCTCGCGCTCCGCGCCCAGCAGGCTCGCCAGAGAGCGACCTTGCCGCTTTCCCCACAGATCCCAGAGCGCCATCTCCAGCCCCGCCTTGGCCATAGGATGGCCTCGGATCCAGCCAAAGAGCCCACTTGCCTCCTCAGGCCCCTTCCAATCGTGTCGCAACGAAGCCGGAATTAGAAAATCGCGCAGCACATGCCAGGCGGTGCCGATCGTTTCATGCGAATAATCCGGAGCGCTTCCGGCCACGCACTCGCCCCATCCCTCCAGAGAGTCTGATTCCACGCGCACCAGGATCGCCTCGCGCTCCAAGATCCGGCCCGTTGACGTCTCGAAGGCCGCCCTAAGGGGCATCCGGATGTGATAAAGCGTAATGGCGTCGAGGTACATCGAGCCGATCCTCGGGTTCCAAGATGTAGTAGCCCAGCGTTCTGTCAGGAGAGAGCACGTAATCCGTGATGGCCCATCCTCGGGCCAGGACCTCTTCGAAAACGGCGCGCAGGTGCATGCGCCAGGCCCGGTCCCGTCCCGGATCCTGACCCCGAAAATCCCGCATGCGGGCCGGCAGGCAAACGGATATCCGCTCCGCTCGCTCGGGCCAACGCCAAGCAACCGGTTGGGGGACGGGGTGCTGCGCATCGATCTGGTTGATCGGCGGCGGGAGTTTTGGCGGGGGATCTAGGCCGGAAAGGCGAGCCTGCACGCGGGGCTGAGTGATCCACCACTCCACTTCGAGCCGATCCGTGGGCAGGTCGTAGTTGAGCGCGTCCCGGAGCGGGCCGTAAAGGTTGCGCCGGTATCGCCGCACGATCCCCCCGAGCCGACGCAGGTTTAGATAGGCGTTGCGGCTCTCCAAGGGATCGAAGGTCCATGTGATCAGTTCTATACCCTGAGCGCGCACGAAGTCGCGTTGAAATCGTTTCAGCGCCAAGCCCACGTGCCCGTCTCGGTAGGCGGGAAGCACGCCGAGCATGTGGGAGCAGTGTTTAAGCCGCCATCCTCCCTCGGGCTTGGGCTCTAGGCCCGGAAAGCCGTAGACGAACCCAATGGGTTCTTGTCTTTCCGGCACAAAGGCCGCGGCCACGAGCCCTCCGTAGGCGGCCTGGATAAGCAGCACGTGTCGGGGCACCACATCCAGCGCGGAGCCGGGCCAGATTTCGGCCTGCAGGGCCTCAATCCAGGCCATCTCCTCCGGGGTCGACAGCGCCCGCAGCGTATAGGCCATGGCGCGAGCAAGTTGCGTTGGGCGCGTTTGGAACGCAAGCTCGGCGCGTTTGCGCATCTTGCGGAGAGCGCGTTTCTTACTGAACGTGGATCCGCGCACATACAGGCCCAGCACGACCCGCGATCTGGCCGCCTTGGCGCTTGTCTTGGCGCTTTTCTGGGCCATGGCGGAGCTGCCCAGCCCGCGGCGCACCTGGCAGCCGCCGCGCTGGATTCCCCCGCCGGGCTTTGAGGTGGTACCCGTTCCAGAGCCGCGTCCGATTCGAGTTTCCGCCTGGCCGCAGTTTGGGACCGAACCTCCGCCTCCAACCCGCTTCGAGCTCGTCCGGGAGCAAGACCAGGAGCCCCCCAGGCCCGCGCCCGAATCGCCCCAAGGGGATACGGTGTTCGTGGTGGAGGTGTCGCACGAAGAGCACGCCGCGACCGGCCCGCCTCAAGAGGTATTCGTGGTGGTCGAAGAGATGCCCGAGCCCATAGGGGGGCTAGAGGGGATTGCGCGGCGGATTCGATATCCGATCGAGGCCCTGCGGCGGGGCGTAGAGGGCGAGGTGGTGCTCACCTTCACGGTCACGCCCACGGGCCGCGTAGAAGACATCCAGGTGCTTAAAGGGCTGGGATATGGGTGTACAGAGGAGGCGATTCGGGTGATCCGGGAGACGTTTTTCCGACCCGGACGCCAGCGTGGTGTACCCGTTCCGGTTCGGGTGCAGCTGCCCGTTCGGTTCCGCATCACACCCGCCGATACGCTACCCGGCTACCACGGGGCGGACCAAATGGGGTAGCCGCCCTCCCAGCGGCCTGTTTTGTCGTAAAGACGGTATAAGTATCCCAGGCGAACCTCCACGGGAATCACCCAGAGCGTTGCGCGCAGCGCCGCATATAGGCCCAACGAAGTGCGGCCTTCTCGCCAGGAGCGCCCCAGATCCGCAGGCCACAGCCGTCCGCCGTGCTCCAGAAGGCCGTACAGGAAAACGCGATCTACGTAGATCGGAACCGTAAGCAGCCCGTTGTCTACGTACACAAGGGGCACGTAGTAGCGCAACCCGACTTTGTACAGGTGCCGCGCCCCGCGCACGTAATCGGTCCGGTATCCCAGGGGGATATACGGGGCCGCAGACCAAAAGAAGCGCCCCTCCTGCAGCAGCGCGCGCACGTAAAGCTGCGCTGTGTGATGTCGTCGCATCCAGACGGACAGGAACCGCCGTATCTCAACCGAGGCCCAGCGCCCTGTTCGGGTGCCGGCTAAGTCGGCCTCCCCCAATAGGCTCAGCGCCCAGCCCGCATTGGGCGTGATGTCTCGCGCCAAGGCGTGCACCCGATAGCGCGCCTCAACGCCCAGGCCCGCGGTAAGATAGGACCGCCAAGGCTCAGCCCGCTCCAGCGAGCGCACGCGCCGCCCGGCCAGGTAGGGCGCAAACGTCACTTGAGAGCTGTAAACCGTCTCAAGCCCCACCCGGGGCGCCAAGAAGCCCAGCCGGAAGCGCTCCTCCTGTTGCACCTCGCGCGTAGTCACAACGGGCAGGCTGGAGAGCTGGAGCTGCGGATACGGATACGGCCAGGCCAGGCCCATCCAGAACTCCCCCCAGGGCCGACCCCGCACGTAGCGCAGGTCCAGCGCATAAGCCCCCTGACGCAGGGGGTCGGCCCCCTCCAGGCGAAGCAGGCCCGTAAGGCCCAGGTTGACGTCGCGTACGAGGGCGGGCAGCAGTAAGCGGGGCCGCAGCCAATACGCCCAGGCTCGATAGGGGCGAGCCGGAGGCTCTGGGGGGGCCTCCGAGGCTCCGTCATCGGCGGTCGCCCCCGCGTAAGCGTGCGGATCATCCGATCGGGGGGTGAGCGCAAGAGGGTCTGGCGCGATGGGCTCCGCCTGCAGGCTGTCTATGGGCACCTCGGCCAGTTCAAAGCGACCGCGGCGGTAGTGCACGTACACCAGCCAGCGGCCGTCGGGGGATACGGCCGGCTCCATGGCCCCGTAGGCGGAGCGCGTTAGGCGCTCCAAACGCCGATCCGCGAGCCAGAGCCGGTACAGCTCCAGCTGCCCCTCTGGGTCGGCGGAAAAGTACAGCGCCCGTCCGTCCGGGGCCCAGGCCACGTCGTAGACGGCCCCTTGCGGAAAGCCTACAAGCCGCTCCAGTTGAGCCAGTTCCTCGCCACGCGGAACGGGGGCCCAGTACAGGTCCTGACGGCCCTCCTGATGAAGCACAACGGCCACCTGGCGACCTTCGGGGTCGGGCACAAGGCGTTTGAAAAGCCAGGCCCGTTGGGGGCTTCGGGGCCGCCTCTGGCCCGTTTGCAGATCCAGTTCCATCCAGCGGTTATAAGGACCGCGCCCTTCTAGGTACCATAGACGGCCCTCGGGGGCCGGGACGGGGGCGCTGGCGCGCGCATTCCACGAAAGGCGTCGCAGAAGGCCACGTTTAAGGTCCAGCGCAAACAGCTCTGAGCGAACCCGATCCGCTCCCATGGGATCCGGCACGTAAGCAGAGGCCCAAAGCAGGGAGCCGTCGGGGCTTAAGCTGAACAGGAAGTCCTCTGTGGGCCGGAACGTAAAGAGCCGTTGAAGCCGACCCGTGCGCCGGTTTAGGCGAAAAAGGCCGGGTCGGTCGTTTACGCTTCCCCGATAGACGATGA harbors:
- the ftsH gene encoding ATP-dependent zinc metalloprotease FtsH: MANEPRNPFSFNRDPRSDERRPGRFPIWIYVAIFLGLLIAQFYFFTPREHNTIPYSQFRDYVRKGYVERVVIVNERIVEGLFTEAAVREGLVRLPSPRSGLVRETAQQRRAFRTTRLPDDDLTQLLDEHKITYSVRYEDNWMTGLLTWILPLVILIALWLFILRRMNPGQQVLNIGKNKAILFDQNAENKVTFKDVAGLDEAIEEVKEIVEFLKNPKKFTKLGGKLPKGVLLVGPPGTGKTLLAKAVAGEANVPFFSISGSDFVEMFVGVGAARVRDLFRQAKEKAPCIIFIDEIDAIGRSRGRGIWIGANDERENTLNQLLVEMDGFHTDKGVIIMAATNRPDILDPALLRPGRFDRQILIDKPDLKGRYDIFRVHTRGLILSPEVDLWRLAAQTPGFAGAEIANVCNEAALLASRRGKEAIEQEDFQDAIERVIAGLEKKNKLISPEERKIVAYHEAGHAVVSWFLEHSDPVLKVSIVPRGLAALGYTLQTPLEDRYLMTKEELMDRICALLGGRVAEEIVFGRISTGASNDLERITKMAYAMVTVYGMSQALGNLSFMDSENQNFLTGLTVERRYSEETARLIDQEVKRIVDEAYRRTRELLEAKRELLERLAQELLQREVLVQEDIEKLLGPRPHAKARSANNVPDGAAQRQEPIPSDEGAHVEPSTGSLPAQA
- a CDS encoding endonuclease/exonuclease/phosphatase family protein codes for the protein MRIFLYGAALLWATGVLGAWASLYVLDSPSFWEALWALSLPAWALLGLGLLLWAALARRWGIAALALLCGAGTLLQAGWRPWGPEEVRDTQAAFGVLSWNVHGAASGFAPVLEAILRDEPDLVLLQEVQNSGPALIAQDPIRYGDFRHALRAHGYHVAFAPDRQEAWASYGLLVASRWPFVRVRRLNLGGRPGSGLMADVAVQGRIVRLITVHLYTTGSEKPWRGAFSWDRWRTWLSQMRYGWRARGRELEELLAIVNRSPYPVLLAGDFNTTPFDRYYVRLRRVLRDAHRTAGWGWGGTYSAAKPLLRIDYQWYTAGLRPLTLEAKPTWASDHRPLLGKWTLWP
- the menC gene encoding o-succinylbenzoate synthase, with the protein product MYLDAITLYHIRMPLRAAFETSTGRILEREAILVRVESDSLEGWGECVAGSAPDYSHETIGTAWHVLRDFLIPASLRHDWKGPEEASGLFGWIRGHPMAKAGLEMALWDLWGKRQGRSLASLLGAERERVPVGVSIGIQADTEALLRAVEHFVAQGYRRVKLKIKPGRDLQEVRAVREAFPELPLQVDANAAYSLEDAPVFEAMEELNLLLIEQPLNEDDLLEHARLQARLRTPVCLDESIKSARHARWALELGSCRVINIKAGRVGGLTEARRIHDWARARGVPVWCGGMLETGLGRAANLALAALPGFTLPGDLSASSRYYEEDLIAEPFELEPDGTMRLPQGPGLGVSVRLDRLLRYQVRAERLRR
- a CDS encoding TonB family protein, translated to MDPRTYRPSTTRDLAALALVLALFWAMAELPSPRRTWQPPRWIPPPGFEVVPVPEPRPIRVSAWPQFGTEPPPPTRFELVREQDQEPPRPAPESPQGDTVFVVEVSHEEHAATGPPQEVFVVVEEMPEPIGGLEGIARRIRYPIEALRRGVEGEVVLTFTVTPTGRVEDIQVLKGLGYGCTEEAIRVIRETFFRPGRQRGVPVPVRVQLPVRFRITPADTLPGYHGADQMG